Proteins encoded in a region of the Pseudomonas shahriarae genome:
- a CDS encoding cation:proton antiporter, with protein sequence MQTNTSAITLQAPAPAGGQSAVGSQAEHLTLLFLIQLIVIFSASRLISWLSTRCLGQTPVAGEILAGLVLGPSLLGYFFPELLSSIFVPQTSTAFVATAQVGLILLMFQVGLEFEFGAHLKGRKRSIMAISLGGLLVPFASGFLVAEYFWQQIVGDKPPLLAFQLFFATALSITALPILGRIFMELGLSRSRVATLTIGAAAIDDVCGWLILGGVTSIIASNFSVWASLGRILALAVFIVLVLWVVRPLVLRWIIGDLERKPLSAQGISLMLIVLFGSAVITNLIGVFSIIGGFIIGVALHTHRPFVTQWNAKVSGLVNAFFLPVFFAYTGLRTDIGSLNGDTALLNCFLVCLVAFASKFFGAYGASRWLGETPRNSALIGVCMNTRALMELVVLNVGYDLGVLPKEYFTMLVIMAIISTFIASPLIRLLTSEERRIPVGQPAVK encoded by the coding sequence ATGCAAACCAACACCAGCGCTATCACGCTACAAGCCCCTGCGCCTGCGGGCGGGCAATCGGCCGTGGGCTCCCAGGCCGAGCATTTGACCCTGTTGTTCCTGATCCAACTGATCGTGATTTTCAGCGCCAGCCGCCTGATCTCCTGGCTCAGCACCCGCTGCCTGGGGCAAACCCCGGTGGCCGGGGAGATTCTCGCCGGGCTGGTCCTGGGCCCGAGCCTGCTGGGGTATTTTTTCCCGGAACTGCTCAGCAGTATCTTTGTGCCGCAAACCTCCACCGCCTTTGTCGCCACGGCCCAGGTCGGCCTGATTCTGTTGATGTTCCAGGTGGGCCTGGAATTTGAATTCGGCGCCCACCTCAAGGGGCGTAAACGCTCGATCATGGCGATCAGCCTGGGTGGACTGCTGGTGCCATTTGCCAGTGGCTTCCTGGTGGCCGAGTATTTCTGGCAACAGATCGTCGGCGACAAGCCGCCACTGCTGGCCTTCCAACTGTTTTTTGCCACGGCGTTGTCGATCACCGCCTTGCCGATCCTTGGGCGGATCTTCATGGAACTGGGGCTGTCCCGCTCCCGCGTGGCCACCCTGACGATTGGCGCGGCGGCCATCGATGATGTGTGCGGCTGGCTGATCCTCGGTGGGGTAACGTCGATCATCGCGTCCAATTTCAGTGTGTGGGCCTCCCTGGGCAGGATCCTCGCGCTGGCGGTGTTTATCGTGTTGGTGCTGTGGGTGGTGCGGCCCTTGGTGCTGCGCTGGATCATCGGCGACCTGGAGCGCAAGCCGCTGTCGGCCCAGGGTATTTCCCTGATGCTGATCGTGCTGTTTGGCAGTGCAGTGATTACCAACCTGATCGGCGTATTTTCGATCATTGGCGGTTTTATCATCGGCGTCGCCCTGCACACCCACCGGCCCTTTGTCACACAGTGGAATGCCAAGGTCAGTGGTCTGGTCAATGCGTTTTTCCTGCCGGTGTTCTTTGCCTACACCGGCCTGCGCACCGACATCGGCTCGCTCAACGGCGACACGGCGCTGCTCAATTGCTTTCTGGTGTGCCTGGTGGCGTTCGCCAGCAAATTCTTCGGGGCTTACGGCGCCAGCCGCTGGCTGGGCGAGACACCGCGCAACAGCGCGCTGATCGGCGTGTGCATGAACACCCGGGCGCTGATGGAACTGGTGGTGCTCAACGTGGGCTATGACCTGGGCGTGCTGCCCAAGGAGTACTTCACCATGCTGGTGATCATGGCCATCATCAGTACCTTTATCGCCTCGCCCCTGATCCGCCTGCTGACGAGTGAAGAGCGACGTATACCGGTGGGCCAACCTGCGGTGAAATAA
- the ycaC gene encoding isochorismate family cysteine hydrolase YcaC, which translates to MSKPYVRLDKDNAAVLLVDHQAGLLSLVRDIEPDKFKNNVLALADLAKYFKLPTILTTSFETGPNGPLVPELKALFPDAPYIARPGQINAWDNEDFVKAIKATGKKQLIIAGVVTEVCVAFPALSALAEGYDVFVVTDASGTFNELTQQSAWARMTANGAQLMTWFGLACELHRDWRNDIEGLGTLFSNHIPDYRNLFTSYNALTEGK; encoded by the coding sequence ATGTCTAAACCCTACGTTCGCCTGGACAAAGACAACGCAGCTGTCCTGCTGGTTGACCATCAGGCTGGCTTGCTGTCACTGGTCCGCGATATCGAGCCCGACAAGTTCAAGAACAACGTACTGGCCCTGGCTGACCTGGCCAAGTACTTCAAGCTGCCGACCATCCTCACCACCAGTTTCGAAACCGGCCCCAACGGCCCGCTGGTGCCCGAGCTCAAGGCGCTGTTCCCGGACGCGCCGTACATTGCCCGCCCTGGCCAGATCAACGCCTGGGACAACGAAGACTTCGTCAAGGCCATCAAGGCTACCGGCAAGAAGCAACTGATCATCGCTGGCGTGGTGACCGAGGTGTGCGTGGCGTTCCCGGCGCTGTCGGCCCTGGCCGAAGGCTATGACGTGTTTGTGGTGACCGATGCCTCCGGCACTTTCAACGAACTGACCCAGCAATCGGCCTGGGCCCGCATGACCGCCAACGGCGCGCAACTGATGACCTGGTTTGGCCTGGCCTGCGAGCTGCACCGCGACTGGCGCAACGATATCGAAGGCCTGGGGACCTTGTTCTCCAACCACATCCCGGACTATCGCAACCTGTTCACCAGCTACAACGCGTTGACCGAGGGCAAGTAA